From Streptomyces sp. NBC_00690, a single genomic window includes:
- a CDS encoding PucR family transcriptional regulator, translating into MPPTLASLVQHSALKLTVRAGEERLDTPVRWAHVSELADPVPYLDGGELLLVTAMTLDAQDPDTMRRYVRRLDAAGVVGLGFAIGVFYDDIPDALLDAARDEGFPLLAVPRRTPFLAISKAVSAAIAADQYRAVTAGFEVQRELTRAALADGPNAVVARLAAHVNGWAALYDASGAVVAASPEWAARRAGRLTADLERLRDRSAPASTIAADTGDDRVELQSLGTGRRVRGALAVGTAAALGTAERYAVHSAIALLTLSTERSRSLQHAEQRLGAAVLRMLLSGEPDHARAVASDLYGTLLDAPFRLLLAEPSSPGDDAEPPPLPVLAEALDAVASRAGETLITVPDSDSRLVVLAADGGAVVADCTARYSAQDADDAGVVIGLSAPTGPIAAAGAYKQSEQALSVARRRGRALVEHEDLAAGSIVPLLADDAVRAFADGTLRPLYAHDATGRGDLVASLRAWLSRHGQWDAAAADLGVHRHTLRYRMRRVEEILGRSLDDPDVRMELWLALKTTAGPTGE; encoded by the coding sequence ATGCCGCCCACGCTCGCCTCCCTCGTCCAACACTCGGCGCTCAAACTCACCGTGCGCGCCGGCGAGGAGCGGCTCGACACCCCCGTGCGGTGGGCGCACGTGAGCGAACTGGCCGATCCGGTCCCCTATCTCGACGGCGGCGAACTCCTCCTCGTCACCGCCATGACCCTGGACGCCCAGGACCCCGACACCATGCGCCGCTATGTGCGCAGGCTGGACGCAGCGGGCGTCGTCGGCCTCGGCTTCGCCATCGGCGTGTTCTACGACGACATCCCCGACGCCCTCCTCGACGCGGCCAGGGACGAGGGCTTCCCCTTGCTGGCCGTACCGCGCCGCACCCCGTTCCTCGCGATCAGCAAAGCCGTCTCGGCCGCCATCGCGGCCGACCAGTACCGGGCGGTGACCGCCGGGTTCGAGGTCCAGCGGGAGCTGACCCGGGCCGCGCTCGCCGACGGACCGAACGCGGTCGTGGCCCGTCTCGCCGCCCATGTGAACGGCTGGGCCGCCCTCTACGACGCCTCGGGCGCCGTGGTCGCCGCCTCCCCCGAGTGGGCGGCGCGCAGGGCCGGCCGGCTCACCGCCGACCTGGAGCGGCTGCGCGACCGCTCCGCACCGGCCAGCACCATCGCCGCCGACACCGGCGACGACCGGGTCGAACTCCAATCCCTGGGCACCGGCCGTCGGGTCCGCGGAGCCCTCGCCGTCGGCACCGCAGCCGCCCTCGGCACCGCCGAACGCTATGCGGTCCACTCCGCCATCGCGCTCCTCACCCTCTCCACCGAACGCTCCCGCTCGCTCCAGCACGCGGAACAACGCCTGGGAGCCGCCGTCCTGCGCATGCTGCTCTCCGGCGAACCCGACCACGCACGCGCGGTCGCATCGGACCTCTACGGCACCCTGCTGGACGCCCCCTTCCGGCTGCTGCTCGCCGAACCCTCGTCCCCGGGCGACGATGCCGAGCCGCCGCCGCTGCCTGTGCTCGCCGAGGCACTGGACGCGGTGGCCTCCCGCGCGGGCGAGACGCTCATCACCGTGCCCGACAGCGACAGCCGCCTCGTGGTGCTCGCCGCCGACGGGGGAGCGGTCGTCGCCGACTGCACCGCTCGGTACTCCGCCCAGGACGCGGACGACGCCGGAGTCGTCATCGGTCTCTCGGCGCCCACCGGTCCCATCGCCGCCGCCGGAGCGTACAAACAGTCGGAGCAAGCCCTCTCCGTCGCCCGCAGACGCGGCCGGGCGCTCGTCGAACACGAGGACCTGGCGGCGGGCTCCATCGTCCCGCTGCTGGCCGACGACGCCGTACGCGCCTTCGCCGACGGCACGCTGCGCCCCCTGTACGCACACGACGCCACCGGCCGCGGCGACCTCGTGGCCTCGCTGCGGGCCTGGCTCTCACGCCACGGACAGTGGGACGCGGCGGCAGCCGACCTCGGTGTCCACCGCCACACCCTGCGGTACCGGATGCGCCGGGTCGAAGAGATCCTGGGCCGTTCGCTGGACGACCCGGACGTCCGGATGGAGCTCTGGCTCGCGCTCAAGACCACCGCAGGCCCCACCGGCGAGTAG
- a CDS encoding EamA family transporter has product MRDLPTAGTPSDGPAESIRSAPPAESFLPAAPIGPVEAPAPPVTEPPPPGRRRISGAVWAALAIVYVVWGSTYLGIAVVVETMPAFLSAGGRFVLAGLILAALVAWRQGPAALRLTRAQLGSVTLLGLMLLLGGNGLVVLAETAIPSGLAALLVAVVPAWVVVLRRCSGERPGLGAYGGVLFGLVGLVVLTMPGLSGDIRLWGVVAVLGATISWSVGSFASARIPMPANPFAASAYEMIAGGIGCALVGFGRGEHRGFAFDDVSTSSWIALGYLVVFGSLVAFTAYAWLLHSAPLSLVATYAYVNPVVAVLLGAVFLQEELTWSIAVGGAIVVAGVCLIVTTERRR; this is encoded by the coding sequence ATGAGAGACCTCCCTACCGCCGGCACGCCTTCGGACGGACCCGCAGAGTCCATACGGTCCGCCCCGCCCGCCGAATCGTTCCTGCCTGCGGCGCCGATCGGACCTGTCGAAGCCCCCGCCCCACCGGTGACCGAACCGCCGCCACCCGGACGACGACGCATATCCGGCGCGGTCTGGGCCGCGCTCGCCATCGTCTACGTCGTCTGGGGCTCCACCTACCTCGGCATCGCCGTGGTCGTCGAGACCATGCCGGCCTTCCTCTCGGCCGGCGGACGCTTCGTCCTCGCCGGACTGATCCTCGCCGCCCTGGTGGCCTGGCGACAGGGCCCCGCCGCGCTCAGGCTCACCCGCGCCCAACTCGGCTCCGTCACCCTCCTCGGGCTGATGCTGCTCCTCGGCGGCAACGGCCTCGTGGTCCTGGCCGAGACCGCCATCCCCTCGGGACTGGCCGCCCTGCTGGTCGCCGTCGTACCGGCCTGGGTGGTCGTGCTGCGCCGCTGCTCCGGCGAACGCCCGGGCCTCGGCGCCTACGGCGGGGTCCTGTTCGGACTGGTGGGCCTGGTGGTGTTGACCATGCCCGGGCTCAGCGGAGACATCCGACTCTGGGGCGTCGTCGCGGTCCTGGGCGCCACGATCAGCTGGTCCGTGGGCTCCTTCGCCTCGGCACGCATCCCCATGCCGGCGAACCCGTTCGCGGCGAGCGCGTACGAGATGATCGCGGGCGGCATCGGCTGTGCCCTGGTCGGCTTCGGCCGTGGTGAGCACCGGGGCTTCGCCTTCGACGATGTCTCTACCAGCTCGTGGATCGCCCTGGGCTATCTGGTCGTCTTCGGCTCGCTGGTCGCCTTCACTGCCTACGCCTGGCTGCTGCACAGCGCACCCCTGTCGCTGGTGGCCACCTACGCATACGTCAATCCCGTGGTGGCCGTGCTGCTGGGGGCCGTCTTCCTCCAGGAGGAGCTGACCTGGTCGATCGCGGTGGGCGGGGCCATCGTCGTCGCAGGCGTCTGTCTGATCGTGACCACGGAGCGCCGCCGCTGA
- a CDS encoding aldehyde dehydrogenase family protein, translating into MTSTHAFWLAGREATGETSFDVTNSWDGRLVGRVSVPTEAQVEEAVAAAHAVRDEFAATPAHVRAAALDHVAKRLAERTEEIAQLISAENGKPIKWARGEVGRAVSVFRLAAEEARRFNGGQAQRLDTDAGGTGRLALTRRIPKGVVLGIAPFNFPLNLSAHKVAPAIAVGAPIILKPAPATPISSLVLGELLAETELPVGSWSVLPVPNDRMPALVQDERLPVISFTGSGPVGYAIMDSVPRKHCTLELGGNGAAVVLDDWTSEQDLDWAATRMATFSNYQGGQSCISVQRVIADASVYDRLLPKLVAAVEAQVTGDPADDATDVGPLVSEDAAKRVESWVDEAVQAGAKLLAGGKRDGATYAPTVLADVPSHVTIACEEVFGPVLTVSKVDGEGEAFAAVNDSPYGLQAGVFTHDVQTAFRAHRALEVGGVIIGDVPSYRADQMPYGGAKQSGVGREGVAYAMDDYTYERVLVLTGLTL; encoded by the coding sequence ATGACCTCCACCCACGCCTTCTGGCTCGCCGGCCGCGAGGCCACCGGCGAGACCTCCTTCGACGTCACCAACTCGTGGGACGGACGTCTCGTCGGCCGGGTCTCCGTGCCCACCGAGGCCCAGGTTGAAGAAGCCGTCGCCGCCGCTCACGCGGTACGTGACGAGTTCGCCGCCACACCGGCCCATGTGCGCGCCGCCGCCCTCGACCACGTCGCCAAGCGTCTCGCCGAGCGCACCGAGGAGATCGCCCAGCTGATCTCCGCCGAGAACGGCAAGCCCATCAAGTGGGCCCGCGGTGAAGTCGGCCGTGCCGTGTCCGTCTTCCGCCTCGCCGCCGAGGAAGCCCGCCGCTTCAACGGCGGCCAGGCCCAGCGCCTCGATACCGACGCCGGTGGCACGGGCCGTCTCGCCCTGACCCGACGCATCCCCAAGGGCGTCGTCCTCGGCATCGCGCCCTTCAACTTCCCGTTGAACCTCAGCGCCCACAAGGTGGCCCCCGCCATCGCGGTCGGCGCCCCCATCATCCTCAAGCCCGCCCCGGCCACCCCGATCTCCTCGCTGGTCCTCGGCGAACTGCTCGCCGAGACCGAACTGCCGGTCGGCTCCTGGTCGGTGCTGCCGGTCCCCAACGACCGGATGCCCGCCCTGGTCCAGGACGAGCGACTGCCCGTGATCTCCTTCACCGGCTCCGGCCCCGTCGGCTACGCGATCATGGACTCCGTACCGCGCAAGCACTGCACGCTGGAACTCGGCGGCAATGGCGCCGCGGTCGTACTCGACGACTGGACGTCCGAGCAGGACCTCGACTGGGCCGCCACCCGCATGGCCACCTTCTCCAACTACCAGGGCGGCCAGTCCTGCATCTCCGTGCAGCGCGTGATCGCCGACGCCTCCGTCTACGACCGGCTGCTGCCCAAGCTCGTCGCCGCGGTCGAGGCCCAGGTCACCGGTGACCCGGCCGACGACGCCACGGACGTCGGCCCCCTGGTCAGCGAGGACGCGGCCAAGCGCGTGGAGTCCTGGGTGGACGAGGCGGTCCAGGCCGGCGCCAAGCTCCTCGCGGGCGGCAAGCGCGACGGTGCCACCTACGCCCCGACCGTCCTGGCCGATGTCCCCTCGCACGTCACCATCGCCTGCGAGGAAGTCTTCGGCCCGGTACTGACCGTCAGCAAGGTCGACGGCGAGGGCGAGGCGTTCGCCGCCGTCAACGACTCCCCGTACGGCCTCCAGGCGGGCGTCTTCACCCACGACGTCCAGACCGCCTTCCGCGCACACCGCGCGCTGGAGGTCGGCGGCGTGATCATCGGCGACGTCCCCTCCTACCGCGCCGACCAGATGCCGTACGGCGGAGCCAAGCAGTCCGGCGTCGGCCGCGAGGGCGTCGCCTATGCGATGGATGACTACACCTACGAACGCGTACTGGTCCTGACGGGCCTCACGCTGTAG
- a CDS encoding ATP-binding protein produces the protein MNLRRTNGPGSPLTPEDRRRPGEVRRVGRAHANLWGFGACADAVGLCLSELITNGFVHGDGNVGVQMWSTTTQLCIEVSSSGPQRVPMPPIAVDLLEEGGRGLMLVDAHADAWGVAEDGLRTTWWCAFAGGGGQ, from the coding sequence TTGAACCTGCGGCGCACCAATGGACCGGGCAGTCCCCTGACTCCCGAGGACAGACGGAGGCCAGGGGAGGTCCGTCGGGTCGGGCGGGCCCACGCGAACCTTTGGGGATTCGGTGCCTGTGCGGACGCAGTCGGCCTGTGCCTTTCCGAGCTGATCACCAACGGGTTCGTCCACGGCGACGGCAACGTCGGGGTCCAGATGTGGTCCACCACGACGCAGCTCTGTATCGAGGTGAGCAGTAGCGGCCCCCAGCGCGTGCCGATGCCTCCGATTGCGGTGGATCTCCTTGAGGAGGGTGGCCGGGGGTTGATGCTGGTGGACGCCCATGCCGATGCCTGGGGGGTCGCAGAGGATGGCCTGCGTACGACCTGGTGGTGCGCCTTCGCTGGCGGAGGCGGTCAGTGA
- a CDS encoding serine hydrolase domain-containing protein — MKPTPLHRRALLAAVSTVVALGVTAGAAFASPATTQVPGVSQARAAEHPQAQALQAALRGLPDGEATSAVVRAGGRDGRWEGSAGVREVRHNSPALTHGRFRAGSTTKVVTAALVLRLVADGKINLDRPVQRYLPGLLTPEFQPVTVRQLLNHTSGIQPAAVADVSWEEQYARRLDIVEPEVVVAAGIARGPEFAPGTQQHYLNINYTILAMLVEKVTGRSFEEGAARHVFRPAGMRNSSFPGTDSRINGPHNRGYQLVDGQRVDVTEWNVADRWAAGDMISTLDDLERLLTALFRGKVVPQQQLKEMFTVPRDIAGANKSAGLERFMVDGVEVWGKTGARPGYNTVIAATRGLTRTVVYSVTGTDAHGQGHAVGQRFAFPAFR; from the coding sequence GTGAAACCCACTCCGTTGCATCGGCGTGCCCTGCTCGCCGCCGTTTCGACCGTCGTTGCCCTAGGGGTCACGGCCGGGGCCGCCTTCGCGAGCCCGGCCACCACTCAGGTGCCCGGTGTCTCGCAGGCCCGGGCGGCCGAACATCCGCAGGCGCAGGCGCTCCAAGCCGCGCTGCGGGGACTTCCGGACGGTGAGGCGACCAGTGCGGTGGTACGCGCCGGTGGGCGGGACGGTCGATGGGAGGGCAGCGCCGGAGTGCGGGAGGTGCGCCACAACAGCCCTGCCCTCACCCACGGCCGGTTCCGTGCCGGATCGACGACGAAGGTGGTGACCGCGGCCCTGGTGCTGAGGCTCGTCGCCGACGGCAAAATCAACCTCGACCGGCCCGTACAGCGCTATCTACCGGGGCTGCTGACGCCCGAGTTCCAGCCCGTCACCGTACGGCAGTTGCTCAACCACACCAGCGGGATCCAGCCCGCAGCCGTCGCCGATGTGTCCTGGGAGGAGCAGTACGCGCGCCGGCTCGACATCGTGGAGCCGGAAGTGGTGGTGGCCGCGGGGATCGCCAGAGGCCCTGAGTTCGCACCCGGAACCCAACAGCACTATCTGAACATCAACTACACCATCCTCGCCATGCTGGTGGAGAAGGTGACCGGACGGTCGTTCGAGGAGGGTGCCGCTCGCCATGTCTTTCGGCCTGCCGGCATGCGGAACTCGTCCTTTCCCGGTACCGACTCCCGTATCAACGGGCCGCACAACAGGGGCTATCAACTGGTCGACGGACAGCGGGTGGACGTCACCGAGTGGAATGTGGCGGACCGCTGGGCGGCGGGGGACATGATCTCGACCCTGGACGATCTGGAGCGATTGCTGACCGCGCTGTTCCGGGGCAAGGTCGTGCCGCAACAGCAGCTCAAGGAGATGTTCACCGTTCCCCGGGACATCGCCGGCGCCAACAAGAGCGCCGGGCTTGAGCGGTTCATGGTCGACGGGGTGGAGGTCTGGGGCAAGACCGGTGCCCGCCCCGGCTACAACACGGTGATCGCCGCCACCCGTGGTCTCACCCGTACGGTCGTCTACTCGGTGACCGGGACCGATGCGCACGGTCAGGGGCACGCGGTCGGTCAGCGCTTCGCCTTCCCGGCCTTCCGCTAA